In the Parcubacteria group bacterium genome, ACAAAAAGTGCAAAATTATCAGAAGCAATGCTTGGGCGGCTGATGGTTATGTAAGTATTTTATATAAAAAAGTTATCAGATCCGGCTGACAGTTTTTTGTTTGTGAGAAGAATAGAAAGAATTTTTGCTTTTTAGTGAGAAATGCTATAATACACAGCATAAATAGCCAAAACAAAATTCATGCCTTTCAGAAAAGTCTTCTTTGCGATCATGAGCACCTGCTTCCTCATTGGTCTGCCGACCAGTGTATCTGCGGCAGGCGTTATTCTCGTCAATTGCGGTCGCAAAGGTCAAAATGCATGCACCATCTGTGATCTCATCTACGGCATTCACGGCGTCATCAAATTTCTCGTTGAAGTGATCGGCATCGCCGGTATTGTCGTCATTACTGTTGCCGGCATCATCTATATCGTTTCCGTCGGAGATTCCGGCATGACATCACTGGCCAAATCCGCGGTAAAAAACACGCTCATCGGTGTCATGGTCATGCTCTTTGCATTCATCTCGATCACATTCATCCTCAACAGTGTTTTTCAAAATGAATCATCGGATCTTAAACTATCTCAAAATTATTTGACTGGCTTGGGGAGTAATGCATGGAATTTCAAATGTACGGCAGAAAGTACCGGAAAAAATTAATTTTTTTTGTAATTAACGTATGTGGGCAATCAATGATGTGCAAGCAGGTGTGATCTCGAACGCACCGACAATCGGCTCTATTTTGGATAAGGTGCTTCTGTTTGTGATATCAATTGTCGGTGCATTGGCGATGATCGGTGTGATCGTGTCGGGTATTATGTATATGACGTCCGGCGGAGAAAGCAAACGTGTCTCGCAAGCAAAAAAAGCATTGACCGCAAGTGTGATCGGATTGGTTGTGGCGATATTGTCGCTGATCATTGTAAAAACGGTCATCGGTTTTTTTTGATAAATGCAAAATCAAGCAAATCAAATATTAGAGCGTTTTCGTAAGTACGGTTTTCTTTGTAGGAAGTCGAAGCATGGAGATCAGGTCTGTGTAGCGTCATGGATTCCGGATCAAGTCCGGAATGACAAAGAGAGTAGGTAGTCGGATCGATCAGGCATGAAATTTAGTAAGCGTTTTTTGTATAGATTTCAAAAATATTTAATTCTATCTTCGCAATAACCGTGAAAAAGGTGAATCATTACTCAAATTGAATTTGGTATAAAAATGAAATTGTGAGATAATAGAACGTATGAAAAGTAAAAAACAAAAAAAGAAAGGAGGTGTATGTAAATGATAAAAAAAATAAAAAAAGCATTTTATGCTGTTTCATCGACAATGCTTCTCGCACCTGCAGTGGTCATGGCACAGTATCAAAAACCGGCAGATCCAGGAGGTGTGCCGACAGCAACAAGTGCTGATGATCTGATCGTTACGATCATCAAGTGGTTGCTTACATTCCTCGGTTCATTGGCAGTTCTCATGATCGTTGTGGCTGGTATCATGTATATCACATCAGGTGGCGACGAAGGTCGTGTGGACAAAGCAAAAAGCATACTCACATCTGCGATCATTGGGTTGGTAGTCGCCCTTCTCGGATATGTGATCGTGTTGACCATTGGCAATGCATTGAACTAAATATATTACACAAAAAACAAAGGGCATAAACCCTTTGTTTTTTTGTTTGCGACAGTGTATAATAAAGGCAACAAAAAAATTAAAAAAAATATATGCGAAAAATTATTTCTTTTTTTACATGGGCGATATATCTTTTGATCCCGATGATCACGCAAGCGGCCTCAGGGATCACAGCACCAAAAGTTGAGGGATTGCCAAGCGGAGAGTTTGCGCCTATCTTGGGCAAAGTGTTAAATTTCGTCACGAGCCTGATCGGGGGATTGGCATTGCTTATGATCATTGTATCGGGCATTATGTACATGACATCCGGTGGAGACAGTGGTAAAACTGACAAAGCGAAAGAATGGCTCACAGCATCGATCATCGGCCTGGTGATCGCACTATTGGCATATGTGATCGTGACGGTCATAGGAAAAACACTCGGCGTCAGTGGTTGGTAACAGTGTCAAATTTTTTGCATAAACACTAAATACAAAAAAATGAAAAAGATCATACAGAAAATTTATGTACTTCTCATGCCGATGGTCATGGTGGCGCAAAACGCATATGCAAGTGTCACAAAACCGGAATCGTATGGCTTGGTGGAAGCGACCAGTTTTTCAGATATAATAGAAACAGTGATCATGTGGATATTGACATTCGCAGGATCGCTTGCTGTGCTCATGATCGTTGTCGCCGGTGTCATGTACATGACGTCGGTAGGGGACAGTGCCAAGACGGACAAAGCCAAAGAATTACTCACGGCATCGATCATCGGGTTGGTGATCGTACTGGTGGCATATGTCATTGTGGTAATCGTAGGTGAGGTGCTCGGTGCAGGTTGGTAGTAATGGTTGAGTGATGATTTATACAAGGTCGTTTCATAAGTAATTTTTTATCATTATAATTTAGTATTATTTTATATATACCTCTATGCCATACAAAAAAATCATGTATCCTCTTATCATCCCGATCATCGCATGTGCGTTTGCCGTGGGTATCTGTGTAACGGATATTCATGCAGTAGAAAGCGGAGAATTCAAAAACCCACTTAGCGAAAGCACTGTCGAGGGCGCATTGGGCAAAGTGCTTACGGCGGTGCAAGGGATCATCGCAATTCTCGCGGTGCTGATGATCGTGGTGGGCGGTCTCATCTATATCACGTCGGGAGGAGAGAGCGGACGTGTCGATTTGGCAAAAAAGGCGGTTACTGCGGCAATCATCGGTCTGGCCATCGCCTTGGCTGCACCGGCACTGCTAAAAGAGATCTATACAATTCTTGGAGGTACTGCGCCGAGTACGGTGACGGTTGATCGCACGTTGACCCAGATCATTGAGGAGGCTTTGAAATTCCTCTTGAGCATCATTGGTACGTTGTCTGTGATCATGCTCGTGGTGGGTGGAATCATGTACATCACATCAGCAGGGTCAGATCGTGCCGATATGGCAAAAAAGACGATCCAATATGCAATCATCGGACTTGTCGTCTCACTGCTTTCTCTCGTGATCGTGACGCAAGTCATCAAAATTTTCTAAAAAATATATTACAGAAAAAAGAAAAGACGGCTGTATGCGTTGCATACGACCGTCTTTTGTTGAGGTTTATTTATTGGGAGGAAAAATTTGCTTTTCCACCAGGAATATGGCATCCCCTTCATTTTTGGAAAAATCTTCAGGGATTGTACTGTGCATGTTCGGTTTGAACGATGCTTTAACCACTTTTCCTCCACAAGAAAATTCATGAGTTCTCACGCTATTCGTGACCCCATTGACTTTGATCAGTTGGGCAAGTGGTGTGTACCGTGAGTCCTCCAATGCTAACTTCTGTGCATAAGATCGCCCACCTGGCTCAATGTAACTCGTAGATCCTTTGTCAGTAAAATACTGATAGTATCCACGTACACATTTAATGCGACACAATCCCTCACCTTCTGGAACAGTGATGGATACCGTTGTCCAATCTGGATTGTTGGGAGTATATTTCATCTCACCAACAGGTGTCCATACCGGTTCAGGCTCGTCGACAAATTTTTTACCGATGGCATTTTTGATTTCTCCAGCTTTTTTGAGCGTGGAGTTGATTATGCCTTTTTTCTGTCGCTCCGCCTCTTTCGTGATAATCTTGCAAGCCATTTCACTTTTCTTACAAAGCGTTTCTTTATTGGCAAAAACTTCGTCACTCGTTTCACCGCGCAACTTGCAAAGATTTGTGAAAGCCTCAGCTGTTTCTGCGTCATCTTTTGTCTCAATGTCAACGTCACTTTCATGACGCGATTTGAGAGTGTTTTCTAGCGTGTTTCTTTGCCTCTCGATTTTTTCAGTGTAGATATTTGCACCCGGAAAAAATCCGAATACATCATACATCTCTACTGGATATGCAAATACCAGGCATTTAATGAAACCGTAGATGCCAAGCCACAAAAATGCTTGCCAAATGGCTTTGCGCGGTTTTTGCATCGCGATGTTCCAGATAATACACGCAATCGTTGCAACAGTAAATGTCACAATGATTGTTGTATTATTTTTTGTATGAAACTGAAACAACGACATGACCAGTAGTGGCATGGCAAAAGCGATAAGGACATAGATCCAAATGTTTTTTGCTATGCTTTGTACCTTTGCGATATCCTCACGCGCATTTTGACTGCCAATTCCCGGCAACATCGAGTAAATATAGCCGATGAGTGCCGTTAATGCCAATACAATTGGACTCCATTGTACAAAAACAACAGTAGCAATGGATCCAATAAACATTTTTCCAACAAGTGCCAGATTACCACTGGCATTCGCACTGTAGGCAATCAGCATAGTTGTTCCCCAGACACTTGCCATTGTCACTAAGACAAAGACATATCCGAGAAATGTGCCGATTGCGTAACCAAATATTCTTCTCATGGTCTATCTCCTATTTTGGTAGCGTGTTATAGAAATGGATGAATGTTATGATCGCTAAGAATGTTCCAATGCCCAGAATGCCTAATATAACGATGAGCGTAGTATTTAGGGTCTTGGCTGATTTTTTTACATTTTCAAACATTTTTGATGGATCGTCAGGCAGTAAACCGCCAACAGCCATTTGTCTGTAAATGCGTTTTGCCTCGACTGGGTCACAATTAACCTCCTGAGCGAGTTTCTTCAGAAAGTCCATGCGGTGGTCTTTTTCGGTGATTGTGCGATCACGATTGACTGTGAATGCTGTATCGCCTTTCTTTTTGACCGCCTGAAACTTCTTTGTGACTTGCCGAACGTCAAGTCCGACAACGATCAGGCGAAAATACTGTTGTGACATCCGGCGATACCTTTCGGCGATGAACCCATCTCCGTCTGGAGGGAGGTTTTCGAGAAAGATCGTCAGAGAGGTTTTTTCATCGGGGGTTAACTGATAAAACAGTTGCGCCCAGATCCGTTCATCCTCATTGGTAAGCCACGCAGTAGCGCCTGGTTTTTTTTCTTCGGGCTTTTTTTCATCCTTTTTACCACCACTTTTTTCATCAGATTCTTTTTTCATCTGAGAAATATTTACAATAGTGTTAAAAGCGGTTAAAGCACGGTCTATGAGTTCAGTCATGGTTTTCATTTTAGGTCTCCTGTGTTATGTAGATTATTGAATTTTTAAGTAAACTAAACGTTTTTACAGCCCGAGGCACGATGCGTGTACTCTGATACTGTAGTGGTCCATTATATCACATTTCGGATGTTTTGTCAACAAAAAACATCTGATTAAAAAAACGTGCTTGAATTGATTTAAAAATAATCTATGCCCATAAAAAGAGAAAGAGGTAGAAACTGTAACAGTTTCTACCTCTTTTTGTGGCGTTTTCACGTCTTTTTTGGGTTTTTGAGATATGCAGCGGCAATTAGAACACCGCCAAAAATTCCAAATCCTGCACTGGTCCAGGAAAAGTTGATAAATGTCAGCAGGCCAAATACTCCTGTGACAACCATCACCATATTCAACCCAAACGTGAAATATTGTTTGAGTAGATTTGTCCCAGCTTCGATGCCACTCATTCCTGATTTTGTGGCACCATAGGCGACTCCGGCGACTCCCACACGAAAAATGTATTTTCCGTATAGAAGCAAGATCAGAATTGCAAGCATCGAAATGATCCAAAAGGCAAAGTTGATACTCTTGAATCCATTTACAGTTGCCGTGATCCCAATGGCAATCATTACAGCAAATCCAATGATGCCAAAAACAACGAAACGATAGAGAGGACTTGTTTTTTCAACAAACCATTCTTCCATATTGGTTATGTTTTCTCCATGAATAATGTGTTTAAGCAAATCAATGAGTGCGGACATAACTATTCCTCCATGAAAAATAGACTTGAAAGTCGAGTGACATCACTTTTTTTCTTTGGTAAAAGATTTAAAAAGCAAATCAAGCGGTCCTTTGCTGACACGTTCTTTGCGTTTCTTACGTGCCTCAATTTCCTCGGGAGTTGGTGTGAGTGCGGTTAAGATTTCACCACATACATCATTGATTTTACTAACTCGTTCCGTTAGAATGTCGGAACTAGTGACTGACGCTTGAAGCGCCAGTCTCAATGTGTTTTCATCCATTTGCAACCATGATTTCAGGATGCTGATGCCATGGGCATTGATAGCGGTGATGATTTCTTCTCCGTGTGTATTATCGATCTGTCTGGTTTCAGTCCGTCCGATACATAACATAGCATTTTTTCTTACAGAGGCACTTTGAGCATTGAGAATTGTGAGGAATTGTGACATCATCACATTTCTTTTGTTGATGTCGGATTCCAGTTCTTCGGATGCTTTGGCCAATGCTGTAAAAAAGAGCGTGTTGTGTCTCTGGTCGCGTCCTTTTGCGTCAGCTTGCAGGCAACCATTGGAATTGGTCAGTGATGCGTTTTTATTGCCAAACAAGTGTTTGAGTGTTTCAATTCCAGCATAAATACTGCCGATAATTCCAACGCCCATTTTTAAACTGTTTCCCGCTTTTTTTAGATCAACCATTACATAGCCCTCCTAGGATTATATGAATTTTTTAAGTTAACAAACGTTTTTACAGCCTGAGGCACGATGTGCGCACTTTGACTGTAACCGTTCATTATATCATATTTTTTATGTTTTGTCAAACGTTTTTTGGAGGGCATAAATTTGACATTTTTTGAGGGGGTTGCTACAATGTGGGTACGAAATGAGATGATTTCTGCATGATTCGGGTCGGTGAGACGCGAATTTTTTTATTAAAAATGAATGAGAGTCGATAGATTTCGGCTCGGAGGCCGGAATGACAGGAGCAAAAGATTGGCTCAAATCTTATTTAACAGGGTAAACTATCATGTATATAACAATTTAATACAAGAAACATATGGCAAAGGCAAAGAAAGAGGAACAGAGAAATGCATTTAGTGATTTCACGGGTGCGATGACTGCACTCGCAGAAGAAAAAGGGATCGCAGTGGATGAGGTGATGGAAACTGTCGAAACAGCAATTGCGGCGGCGTACAAAAAAGAATATGGCAAGCGCGGACAAAACATTCGTGCGGAACTCAACAGTGTGTCCGGTGACATGAAGTTTTATCTTATGAAAGAAGTGGTAGATGAAACGACGCGTGAGTTTATCGATCCGAATGCTGTGGAAGAAGAGGCTCCTGTATCTGAGGTGCAAGATATTATCGTCGATGAAGAAGAGCAAGAAGATCGCAAGCCACGGTTTAACCCGGAGCGCGATATTACGATCGCTGACGCGCGTGAGCGTTATGGTGCTGTGGAGCTGGGTTCTGTCGTAGAGGAACAGCTGCCTTCATATACCGAATTTGGTCGAGTGGCGGCGCAAACAGCAAAGCAGGTGATCATCCAGCGCATCCGCGAGGCGGAACGCAATGCGATGTACAGCGAATACAAAGAAAAAGAAGGCGAAGTGGTCAACGGTACAGTGCAACGTGTGGAAGGCAAAAACGTTTTTGTGGATTTGGGCAAATCAGTGGGTGTGCTTTTCCCACGGGAGCAAGTGCGTGGTGAAAGATACAATGTAGGACAACGTATCAAGGTGTATGTGGAGAGTGTGGAGTTGGATCCAAAGGGTCCCGGTATCAAGTTATCCCGTGTGCATCCGGATCTCATCCGTCGATTGTTTGAATTGGAAGTGCCGGAGATCTTTGCCGGTTCTGTCGAGATCAAGGCAATTGCACGTGAAGCGGGATCCCGTAGCAAGATCGCAGTGTACACTGAGGAAGAGGGCATTGATCCGATCGGATCATGTGTAGGGCAGAAAGGCACACGCGTCAATGCGATCATTGAAGAATTGGCCGGAGAGAAGGTTGACATTATCGAGTGGAATGAAAAAACAGAAGATTTCATCACAGCGGCACTTTCTCCCGCAACAGTTTTGGGCGTGCGTTTGAATGAGGAAACACACAAAGCGACGGTCATTGTCCCAAATGATCAGTTGTCACTCGCCATCGGCAAACGCGGACAGAACGTGCGTCTCGCAGTGAAATTGACGCATTGGGATCTGGACGTGATCAGTGCGGACGAAAGTCGTGTGCCGGGCGCAAATGTAGAGGTTGAAAAAGAGGTGGCAAAAGAAGATGTGCCTGCAGAAGAGATCGCGACGGAAGAAGTAGTTGTGGAGGAGGAAAAAGTTGCAGAGGAAACAACTACAGAAGAAAAGCCAAAGGCAAAAAAGAAAGCGACAAAAAAAGTAGCAAAGAAGGCAGCAAAGAAAAAAACAACAAAGAAAAAGGAAGAGAAATAGACAATTTAGACGGGTAGACTATTAGACACGCTACGCTTTAGACAGGTAGACTGTTAGACAAATAGACATGTAGAAAGGTCTACAAGTCTACAAATCTAAAGCGGTAGCGTGTCTAGTAACGCAGTGTGTCTGAAACGTAGTGTGTCTAAAACAAGGTGTGTCCAATATTATATTAATTTAATAATGATCAAAATATATGAACCTATGGCATGATGTTACTCTCGGGAAAAATGTACCGGAAGAATTCAATGTGATCATCGAGATCCCGAAAGGGTCAAAGAACAAATACGAGATCGACAAGGAAACCGGTCTTATCAAATTGGATCGCGCGATGAAGACAGCGCAGGATTACCCGTTTGACTATGGTTTTGCACCGCAAACACTATGGGACGACAATGATGCGTTGGATGTGGTTGTGTTGACGACATATCCTCTCGCGCCGAGTATCTTGGTGCAGGTACGACCGGTCGCTGTGATGCGCATGATCGATGGCGGCGATAGCGATGACAAGATCATCGCTGTGCCTGTGGATGATCCGCGATGGGATGATGTAAAAGATTTGTCAGACATCAACAAGCACACAGTCAAAGAAATCCAACATTTTTTTGAGACATATAAACAAATTGAGAAGAAGGAAGTGATCGTTTCCGGTTTCAAAAACAAAAAGGCCGCAATGGCCGCTGTGGTACGCAGTATGAAAATTTACAAGAAGAAGTTCAATAAATAGACAATTTAGACGGGTAGATTATTAGACAAGTAGACACGCTACGCTTTAGACCGGTAGACTATTAGACGGGTAGACACGCTACGCTAGTAGACGGGTAGACATGTAGACAGGGGTCTACAAGTCTACAAATCTAAAGCGGTAGTGTGTCCAAAACGCAGTGTGTCTAATAGCGTAGTGTGTCTAAAGCAAGGCGTGTCTAAAAACATAGTGTGTCTAAAAAAATATATGAACCATCGTTACGAAAAACTTACTGTGTGGCAAAAGTCAATGGATTTGGTGGAGGTAATTTATTGTGTTACTCAAAAATTTCCACTGAATGAACAGTACGGCTTGTCTGCACAAATGCGACGATGTGCCGTTTCTATTCCTTCAAATATTGCAGAGGGAAGTCGTCGTAATTCCAATAAAGATTTTCATCATTTTGTTACGATGGCATTTGGCTCTGGAGCAGAGCTTGAAACGCAACTGCATATATCAAGGAGATTGCATTATATAGAAGAAGTTGATTTTCAAAATACAATTCGACAAATCACAGAAGTGATGAAAATGATCAATAAATTTAGATCTGGATTGAAATAGTGCAAAAGAATCTACAAGTCTACTAGCATAGCGTGTCTAAAACGCAGTGTGTCTAATTAATCTAATATACTATCATTATGGAGTATAAGATCGAAAAAAATGAGGATGTGAATATTGACGTGGTGATCCCGTGGATCGAAGCGGAAGAAAAATTTGAGATTCTCTTGAACGAGGCGGTCAAAAATGTTTCGGTGAAGGGGTTTCGCAAAGGCGCTGTGCCACGAGATGTTGCTTTGGGACGTGTGAATCGTGCGCAAATCCTTGCGGATGCAACGGATCAATTGTTGCGTAAGCACTATACAGATATCATGGCAAAGGAGATGCTTAAGGTGATCGGTGCGCCACGGGTCAGTGTGACAAAACTCGCAGAGGGCAATGATATCGAGATCAAAATCGTGGTGGCGGTCTTGCCGGATATTGTTTTGCCAAAGAAATGGAAAGATGTGATCAAAAAGGTCAACAAAGAAAGCGCAAAAGATGTAAAAACGATTTCTGATGCAGATGTGCAGGAAGAGATCGCACATATTGCCAACAGTCGTGCACAGCACAAAGAGGTGGAGCGTGCCGCACAAAAAGATGACCATGTGAAGATTGACTTTACGGTCAAGCAAGACGGTGTGATCATCGAAAATGGCACAAGTAAAGATCACTCATTGGTGTTGGGCAAAGGGGTTTTTATCCCGGGATTTGAAGAAGAGGTGATTGGTATGAAAAAGGGTGAAGAAAAAACATTTACGTTGAAATTTCCTGCAGACTATCATGCAAAAAATCTCGCAGGGAAAGATGCGACATTTGAAGTGAAATTGAATGTTGTCGAAGAACGGATCACGCCGGAGATCACAGATGCATTTGCTGTGTCGCTTGGTGCGCAATTTGCAACAGTGGATGATCTCAAAAAAAGTGTAAAAGAGGGCATGGAGAAAGAAAAAGAGAAAAAAATGCAAGAAGAAAAACGTGCGAAATATTTGGATGCACTTGCTGACACGATCGATGTTGTCCTCCCAGAAATGATTATCCACGAAGAATTGCATCGCATGCTGGGAGAATTTGAACAACAACTGTCAATGAGTGGCATGCAGTTGGACATGTATCTCGAAAAGATCGGCAAAACCAAAGATGACGTGGAGAAAGAATGGGAGCCACAGGCCAAAAAGCGTGTGCTCAGTGCGCTTGTCTTGGAGCAACTTGCCGAGGATGAAGAAGTAAATATCGATAGTAAGGAGATTGAAGAAGAGATGAACAAAACGCTTGCGATGTACAAGGGTGTGCAGGATCTGGGGAAAAATCTCGACATGCGCCAGTTGTACGAATACACACGTGGCATGATGCGCAATGAAAAAGTTTTTGAGATCTTAGAAAAAATATAATTTAGACAATTTAGACGGGTAGACTAGTAGACACGCTACGCTTTAGACCGGTAGACATGTAGACATGTAGACAGGTAGACAGGGGTCTACAAATCTAAAGCGGTAGCGTGTCTAAAGCAAAGCGTGTCTAGTAACGCAGTGTGTCTAAAGCAATGGCGTGTCTAAAACGCAGTGTGTCTAAAACAAGGTGTGTCAAATTAAT is a window encoding:
- a CDS encoding inorganic diphosphatase produces the protein MNLWHDVTLGKNVPEEFNVIIEIPKGSKNKYEIDKETGLIKLDRAMKTAQDYPFDYGFAPQTLWDDNDALDVVVLTTYPLAPSILVQVRPVAVMRMIDGGDSDDKIIAVPVDDPRWDDVKDLSDINKHTVKEIQHFFETYKQIEKKEVIVSGFKNKKAAMAAVVRSMKIYKKKFNK
- a CDS encoding DUF2523 family protein translates to MIKKIKKAFYAVSSTMLLAPAVVMAQYQKPADPGGVPTATSADDLIVTIIKWLLTFLGSLAVLMIVVAGIMYITSGGDEGRVDKAKSILTSAIIGLVVALLGYVIVLTIGNALN
- a CDS encoding pilin, coding for MRKIISFFTWAIYLLIPMITQAASGITAPKVEGLPSGEFAPILGKVLNFVTSLIGGLALLMIIVSGIMYMTSGGDSGKTDKAKEWLTASIIGLVIALLAYVIVTVIGKTLGVSGW
- the nusA gene encoding transcription termination factor NusA; amino-acid sequence: MAKAKKEEQRNAFSDFTGAMTALAEEKGIAVDEVMETVETAIAAAYKKEYGKRGQNIRAELNSVSGDMKFYLMKEVVDETTREFIDPNAVEEEAPVSEVQDIIVDEEEQEDRKPRFNPERDITIADARERYGAVELGSVVEEQLPSYTEFGRVAAQTAKQVIIQRIREAERNAMYSEYKEKEGEVVNGTVQRVEGKNVFVDLGKSVGVLFPREQVRGERYNVGQRIKVYVESVELDPKGPGIKLSRVHPDLIRRLFELEVPEIFAGSVEIKAIAREAGSRSKIAVYTEEEGIDPIGSCVGQKGTRVNAIIEELAGEKVDIIEWNEKTEDFITAALSPATVLGVRLNEETHKATVIVPNDQLSLAIGKRGQNVRLAVKLTHWDLDVISADESRVPGANVEVEKEVAKEDVPAEEIATEEVVVEEEKVAEETTTEEKPKAKKKATKKVAKKAAKKKTTKKKEEK
- the tig gene encoding trigger factor, which codes for MEYKIEKNEDVNIDVVIPWIEAEEKFEILLNEAVKNVSVKGFRKGAVPRDVALGRVNRAQILADATDQLLRKHYTDIMAKEMLKVIGAPRVSVTKLAEGNDIEIKIVVAVLPDIVLPKKWKDVIKKVNKESAKDVKTISDADVQEEIAHIANSRAQHKEVERAAQKDDHVKIDFTVKQDGVIIENGTSKDHSLVLGKGVFIPGFEEEVIGMKKGEEKTFTLKFPADYHAKNLAGKDATFEVKLNVVEERITPEITDAFAVSLGAQFATVDDLKKSVKEGMEKEKEKKMQEEKRAKYLDALADTIDVVLPEMIIHEELHRMLGEFEQQLSMSGMQLDMYLEKIGKTKDDVEKEWEPQAKKRVLSALVLEQLAEDEEVNIDSKEIEEEMNKTLAMYKGVQDLGKNLDMRQLYEYTRGMMRNEKVFEILEKI
- a CDS encoding TrbC/VirB2 family protein, coding for MPYKKIMYPLIIPIIACAFAVGICVTDIHAVESGEFKNPLSESTVEGALGKVLTAVQGIIAILAVLMIVVGGLIYITSGGESGRVDLAKKAVTAAIIGLAIALAAPALLKEIYTILGGTAPSTVTVDRTLTQIIEEALKFLLSIIGTLSVIMLVVGGIMYITSAGSDRADMAKKTIQYAIIGLVVSLLSLVIVTQVIKIF
- a CDS encoding four helix bundle protein; this translates as MNHRYEKLTVWQKSMDLVEVIYCVTQKFPLNEQYGLSAQMRRCAVSIPSNIAEGSRRNSNKDFHHFVTMAFGSGAELETQLHISRRLHYIEEVDFQNTIRQITEVMKMINKFRSGLK